A DNA window from Penaeus vannamei isolate JL-2024 chromosome 5, ASM4276789v1, whole genome shotgun sequence contains the following coding sequences:
- the LOC113820957 gene encoding uncharacterized protein — translation MKLCAVFVGLWCLALAPAGTQASIVKERVKRDGGVITSALIAAGAQLVTASGDQGGSATWELPSGVTVNPNSCWQDGSGPCPNGNCLDKGTQGTVIKETTVSCKWYCLWRSHCKTQICCN, via the exons ATGAAGCTGTGCGCTGTGTTCGTAGGGCTGTGGTGTCTCGCGCTCGCTCCGGCGGGGACCCAGGCTTCCATTGTGAAGGAGCGAgtgaagagggacggaggagtCATCActagtg CTTTGATCGCCGCTGGTGCCCAGCTTGTCACTGCTAGCGGTGACCAAGGCGGCTCCGCTACGTGGGAACTGCCCTCGGGAGTAACG GTCAACCCTAACAGCTGCTGGCAAGATGGCTCTGGTCCTTGTCCCAACGGCAACTGCCTGGACAAGGGAACTCAGGGCACTGTCATCAAGGAGACCACGGTGTCGTGTAAGTGGTATTGCCTCTGGAGGAGCCACTGCAAGACACAGATCTGCTGCAACTAA